From Phenylobacterium montanum, the proteins below share one genomic window:
- a CDS encoding M20 metallopeptidase family protein, protein MTALPIDTSVWTTAGEALLGEAIALRRAIHEDPELGLDCPRTTEKILKALQGLPLEIRQGPSTTGLVAILRGGGDGRTVLLRGDMDALPLQEDTGLDFRSRTAGAMHACGHDTHVAMLAGAARALSAERERLNGTVVFMFQPGEEGWHGARFMLEDGLLDDPKPDAAFALHVSPNIPSGVFASRTGPLLASADVVRIKVRGAGGHAAMPQDAIDPIPIACEIVTALQAFVTRRVPAFNPAVLTIAKIEAGTTNNIIPEDAHLTGTLRTMSETTRKQVQEGVKKLVHHVAAAHGATGEAEFDQGFPVTVCDGRIVELARRVTHEVFGAGAWRDMPHPMMGAEDFSYVLQQIPGAMAFLGATPEGGDWRTCCALHSNRMVLDETVMSRGVALHCAFAQAFLNGDAVV, encoded by the coding sequence ATGACCGCCCTGCCGATCGACACCTCCGTCTGGACCACCGCCGGCGAGGCTTTGCTGGGCGAGGCCATCGCCCTGCGCCGGGCCATACACGAGGACCCGGAGCTGGGCCTAGACTGCCCGCGCACCACCGAGAAAATCCTCAAAGCCCTGCAGGGCCTGCCGCTGGAAATCCGCCAGGGGCCGTCGACCACGGGCCTGGTGGCGATCCTGCGCGGGGGCGGCGACGGGCGCACGGTGCTGTTGCGTGGCGACATGGACGCCCTGCCGCTGCAGGAGGACACCGGCCTCGATTTCCGTTCGCGGACCGCGGGGGCCATGCACGCCTGCGGCCACGACACCCACGTGGCCATGCTGGCCGGGGCGGCGCGGGCGCTGTCGGCCGAGCGCGAGCGGCTGAACGGGACGGTGGTGTTCATGTTCCAGCCTGGCGAGGAGGGCTGGCACGGCGCACGGTTCATGCTGGAGGACGGCCTGCTGGACGATCCCAAGCCGGACGCGGCCTTCGCCCTGCACGTCTCGCCCAATATCCCCAGCGGCGTGTTCGCCAGCCGCACCGGGCCGCTGCTGGCCTCGGCCGACGTGGTGCGGATCAAGGTGCGCGGCGCCGGCGGCCATGCGGCCATGCCGCAGGACGCGATCGACCCGATCCCGATCGCCTGCGAGATCGTCACCGCCCTGCAGGCCTTCGTCACCCGCCGCGTGCCGGCCTTCAATCCAGCGGTCCTGACCATCGCCAAGATCGAGGCTGGGACCACCAACAACATCATCCCCGAGGACGCGCACCTGACCGGCACCCTGCGCACCATGAGCGAGACCACCCGCAAGCAGGTGCAGGAAGGCGTCAAGAAGCTGGTCCACCACGTCGCCGCCGCCCATGGCGCGACCGGCGAGGCCGAGTTCGACCAAGGCTTTCCGGTCACGGTCTGCGACGGCCGCATCGTCGAACTGGCGCGCAGGGTCACCCACGAGGTGTTCGGCGCCGGCGCCTGGCGCGACATGCCCCACCCGATGATGGGGGCCGAGGACTTCTCCTACGTGTTGCAGCAAATTCCCGGCGCCATGGCTTTCCTGGGCGCCACGCCCGAGGGCGGCGACTGGCGCACCTGTTGCGCCCTGCACTCCAATCGCATGGTGCTGGACGAGACGGTGATGAGCCGCGGCGTCGCCCTGCACTGCGCCTTTGCGCAGGCGTTCCTGAATGGGGACGCGGTGGTCTAA
- a CDS encoding enoyl-CoA hydratase, with protein MDYSEILYASEGGIATITLNRPDRLNAWTGRMHQEVKAAMRAAAEDEAVRVIVLTGAGRGFCAGADMQNLQTIQGGETRAATQAEAPFDPASAADFQKTYSYFPAVPKPIIAAINGPCAGLGLVISLYADLRFASDAAVFSTAFSRRGLIAEHGSSWLLPRLVGFANAADLLYSARRVSPAEALAMGLVNRVIPHEQFMAEVMAYAGMLAREVSPRSLREMKREIWNGLFQTLGEAIDSANADMAGSFVSEDFKEGVAHYVEKRAPAFTGR; from the coding sequence ATGGACTATTCCGAAATCCTCTATGCCAGCGAGGGCGGGATCGCGACGATCACGCTGAACCGGCCCGACCGGCTCAACGCCTGGACCGGGCGGATGCACCAGGAGGTCAAGGCGGCGATGCGCGCCGCGGCCGAGGACGAGGCCGTGCGGGTGATCGTGCTGACCGGCGCGGGGCGCGGCTTCTGCGCCGGGGCCGACATGCAGAACCTGCAGACCATCCAGGGTGGCGAAACCCGGGCGGCGACCCAGGCCGAGGCGCCCTTCGACCCCGCCTCGGCCGCCGATTTCCAGAAGACCTATTCCTACTTCCCCGCTGTGCCCAAGCCGATCATCGCCGCCATCAACGGGCCTTGCGCGGGCCTGGGCCTGGTCATCTCGCTCTATGCCGACCTGCGCTTCGCCTCCGACGCTGCGGTGTTCTCCACCGCCTTCTCCCGCCGCGGGCTGATCGCCGAGCATGGGTCCAGCTGGCTCTTGCCGCGGCTGGTGGGGTTCGCCAACGCCGCCGACCTGCTCTATTCCGCCCGCCGGGTCAGCCCGGCCGAGGCCCTGGCCATGGGCCTGGTCAATCGGGTGATCCCGCACGAGCAGTTCATGGCCGAGGTCATGGCCTATGCCGGCATGCTGGCGCGCGAGGTCTCGCCCCGGTCCTTGCGGGAAATGAAGCGGGAGATCTGGAACGGCCTCTTCCAGACCCTAGGCGAAGCGATCGACAGCGCCAACGCCGACATGGCCGGGAGCTTCGTCTCCGAAGACTTCAAGGAAGGCGTCGCCCACTATGTTGAAAAGCGCGCGCCGGCCTTCACCGGCCGCTGA
- a CDS encoding CaiB/BaiF CoA transferase family protein encodes MTEPAKPGPLSDLLVVEMGQLIAGPFCGQLLGDFGARVIKVEPPGAGDPMRVWGRGEHVWWEVIARNKQSVSINLRIPEGQALARRLIAKADVLIENFRPGALEGWNLDPKDLRRENPGLIVVRMSGYGQTGPYAARTGFGGVGEAMGGWRRIVGDPDRPPSRMGVSIGDSLTATYGCLGVLAALHHREKTGEGQVIDAALYESVLQVMESLVPEYAVSGIVRERSGSYLPGIAPSNVYACKDGDYLIGANQDGIFRRLCQAMGLPDLADDPRYATHVARGANQIELDQRIEAWTRTLTIAEVEALMVEHSIPAGRIYSAADMIEDPHFAAREAIVEVAHPRFAGLKMQNVFPKLSATPGAIRTIAPQAVGEHNAEVLGGLLGLDADALEALHKAGAV; translated from the coding sequence ATGACTGAACCCGCCAAGCCCGGCCCCCTGAGCGACCTTCTGGTGGTGGAGATGGGCCAGTTGATCGCCGGACCGTTCTGCGGCCAGCTCCTGGGTGATTTCGGGGCGCGGGTGATCAAGGTCGAGCCGCCGGGCGCCGGCGATCCCATGCGGGTCTGGGGCCGCGGCGAGCACGTCTGGTGGGAGGTGATCGCCCGCAACAAGCAGTCGGTGTCGATCAACCTGCGCATCCCCGAGGGCCAGGCCCTGGCCCGCCGGCTGATCGCCAAGGCCGACGTCCTGATCGAGAACTTCCGCCCCGGCGCGCTCGAGGGCTGGAACCTGGACCCCAAGGATCTGCGGCGCGAGAACCCCGGCCTGATCGTGGTGCGCATGTCCGGCTACGGCCAGACGGGCCCCTACGCCGCACGCACCGGCTTCGGCGGGGTGGGCGAGGCCATGGGCGGCTGGCGGCGCATCGTCGGCGACCCGGACCGGCCGCCCTCGCGCATGGGCGTCTCGATCGGCGACAGCCTGACGGCCACCTATGGCTGCCTCGGCGTGCTGGCCGCCCTGCACCACCGGGAAAAGACCGGCGAGGGCCAGGTGATCGACGCCGCCCTCTATGAATCGGTGCTGCAGGTGATGGAGAGCCTCGTGCCGGAGTACGCGGTCAGCGGCATCGTGCGCGAGCGGTCGGGCTCGTACCTGCCCGGCATCGCGCCGTCCAACGTCTATGCCTGCAAGGACGGCGACTATCTGATCGGGGCCAACCAGGACGGCATCTTCCGCCGCCTTTGCCAGGCCATGGGCCTGCCGGACCTGGCCGACGATCCGCGCTATGCGACCCACGTGGCCCGCGGCGCCAACCAGATCGAGCTGGACCAGCGCATCGAAGCCTGGACCAGGACCCTGACAATCGCCGAGGTCGAAGCCCTGATGGTCGAGCATTCGATCCCTGCGGGCCGCATCTATTCCGCCGCCGACATGATCGAGGATCCGCACTTCGCCGCCCGTGAGGCGATCGTCGAGGTGGCCCACCCCCGGTTCGCCGGACTGAAGATGCAGAACGTGTTTCCGAAACTGTCGGCCACGCCGGGCGCGATCCGCACCATCGCGCCGCAGGCCGTGGGCGAGCACAACGCCGAGGTCCTGGGGGGGCTGCTGGGGCTGGATGCAGACGCCCTGGAGGCGCTGCACAAGGCCGGCGCCGTCTGA
- a CDS encoding ATPase, with protein MRIQLVLAAVAAVVASSGAARAEVVDVQPNGFEVRHALHLAVPPDKAYAALVDIGRWWSPDHTFSGDSANLSIEPKAGGCFCEALKDGGSVAHMRVVFVAPGKMLRLEGALGPLQTLGVTGHLAFALKPQDGGADLVLTYDVGGYAKDGFAGWATPVDHVLGLQMARLKAYAETGKP; from the coding sequence GTGCGGATTCAGCTGGTTCTGGCGGCGGTGGCCGCCGTGGTCGCATCTTCGGGCGCAGCCCGGGCCGAGGTCGTCGACGTCCAGCCGAACGGCTTCGAGGTGCGCCACGCGCTCCACCTGGCCGTCCCGCCCGACAAGGCCTATGCCGCCCTGGTCGATATCGGCCGCTGGTGGAGTCCGGACCACACCTTTTCCGGCGACTCGGCCAATCTGAGCATCGAGCCCAAGGCCGGCGGCTGCTTCTGCGAGGCGCTGAAGGACGGCGGCTCGGTCGCGCACATGCGGGTGGTGTTCGTCGCGCCAGGCAAGATGCTGCGGCTGGAGGGCGCGCTGGGGCCGCTGCAGACCCTGGGCGTCACCGGCCATCTGGCCTTCGCCCTGAAGCCGCAGGACGGCGGCGCGGACCTGGTGCTGACCTACGATGTCGGCGGCTACGCCAAGGACGGCTTCGCCGGCTGGGCCACGCCCGTGGACCACGTGCTGGGCCTGCAAATGGCGCGGCTGAAGGCCTATGCCGAGACCGGCAAGCCCTAG
- a CDS encoding glutamate racemase has protein sequence MAIGVFDSGVGGLSVHRALVQALPDADLIYLADQANQPYGGRPGEEIVTLTRAGCERLFDQGCDLIVLACNTASAIALRRLQQTWLPGYRREQGRALNVLGIIVPTIEKATGLPWEHEAERRGDKVEQLDILGVFSTPGTAASRVYEIEIDKRRQDVAVFSEPCPNLARMIEAGEGQAALKAAVDGHVAALKKRIGRAPDRAILGCTHYEIIADLFRAALPPGTPLIHQPAATAEAIVRYLERHPEYAPGTGGARRFLTTGRAGPQNGLVSSFWGAPLSFDAA, from the coding sequence ATGGCCATCGGCGTTTTCGATTCCGGCGTGGGCGGGCTTTCGGTGCATCGGGCTCTGGTTCAGGCCCTGCCGGACGCCGACCTGATCTATCTGGCCGACCAGGCCAACCAGCCCTATGGCGGCCGCCCGGGCGAGGAGATCGTCACCCTGACCCGAGCGGGCTGCGAGCGCCTGTTCGACCAGGGCTGCGACCTGATCGTCCTGGCCTGCAACACCGCTTCGGCCATAGCCCTGCGGCGACTGCAGCAGACCTGGCTGCCCGGCTATCGGCGCGAGCAGGGGCGGGCGCTGAACGTCCTCGGCATCATCGTGCCGACCATCGAAAAGGCCACCGGCCTGCCCTGGGAGCACGAGGCCGAGCGGCGCGGCGACAAGGTCGAGCAGCTGGACATCCTGGGCGTGTTCTCGACACCGGGCACGGCGGCCAGCCGGGTCTATGAGATCGAGATCGACAAGCGCCGTCAGGACGTGGCGGTGTTCTCCGAGCCCTGCCCGAACCTGGCCCGCATGATCGAGGCCGGCGAGGGCCAGGCGGCGCTGAAGGCGGCGGTGGACGGGCACGTGGCGGCGCTGAAGAAGCGTATCGGCCGCGCTCCGGACCGGGCGATCCTGGGCTGCACCCACTACGAGATCATCGCCGACCTGTTCCGCGCCGCCCTGCCGCCCGGCACGCCGCTGATCCACCAGCCGGCGGCCACGGCGGAGGCGATCGTGCGCTATCTGGAGCGGCACCCGGAATATGCGCCCGGGACCGGCGGGGCGCGGCGGTTCCTGACCACCGGCCGGGCGGGGCCGCAGAACGGGCTGGTCTCCAGCTTCTGGGGCGCGCCCTTGAGTTTCGACGCCGCCTAG
- a CDS encoding DUF4345 domain-containing protein, with amino-acid sequence MTHHRPLETKLLQLAVAVCGGAPVAAGLAGALFGPAMLDQAGGAGLDSHYRYLSGLLLAIGLAYWSTIPRIELAGSRFTLLTLIVVCGGFFRALGLLAAGPLDPWMVAALVMELIITPLLYLWQGRVARRARLASVAPWVAAATASNTENMPH; translated from the coding sequence GTGACCCACCACCGCCCCCTCGAAACCAAACTCCTACAGCTCGCCGTCGCGGTGTGCGGCGGGGCGCCGGTCGCGGCGGGGCTGGCGGGGGCGCTGTTCGGGCCGGCCATGCTGGACCAGGCCGGCGGGGCGGGGCTGGACAGCCACTATCGCTACCTGTCGGGCCTGTTGCTGGCCATCGGCCTCGCCTATTGGAGCACCATTCCGCGCATCGAGCTGGCGGGCTCGCGGTTCACGCTGCTGACCCTGATCGTGGTCTGCGGCGGATTTTTCCGCGCCCTCGGCCTTCTGGCCGCAGGGCCGCTGGATCCGTGGATGGTGGCGGCCCTGGTCATGGAGCTCATCATCACACCCCTGCTCTACCTCTGGCAGGGCCGGGTCGCGCGGCGGGCGCGGCTGGCCTCGGTGGCGCCCTGGGTGGCGGCGGCGACGGCCTCAAACACAGAGAACATGCCGCACTGA
- a CDS encoding endonuclease domain-containing protein, which translates to MAADPLGDKLRLVVDHTVLTKRARAMRRDPTRAEQKLWSLLRGGQLEGLKFRRQVPIGPYIADFACFDPYVIVECDGGQHADSGYDEARDSWFKAEGFTVIRLWNVDVIDNPEAALNEILRRIGEQE; encoded by the coding sequence TTGGCGGCTGATCCGCTGGGTGACAAGCTGCGCCTTGTGGTTGATCACACCGTCCTCACCAAGCGCGCCCGCGCCATGCGGCGGGACCCAACGCGCGCCGAGCAGAAACTTTGGAGCTTGCTGCGCGGTGGGCAGCTCGAGGGACTGAAGTTCCGTCGCCAGGTTCCAATCGGTCCCTACATCGCCGACTTCGCCTGTTTCGACCCCTACGTGATCGTCGAATGCGACGGCGGTCAGCACGCCGATAGCGGCTATGACGAGGCTCGCGACAGCTGGTTCAAAGCCGAGGGGTTCACGGTGATCCGGCTCTGGAATGTCGATGTGATCGACAATCCCGAAGCCGCCCTCAACGAAATCCTGCGGCGGATCGGCGAGCAAGAGTGA